In the genome of Magnolia sinica isolate HGM2019 chromosome 2, MsV1, whole genome shotgun sequence, one region contains:
- the LOC131224026 gene encoding (S)-canadine synthase-like → MEGLWIITVALTVAVVLLENVWRRRLDKDSKVIKWPAGPRPLPIIGNLHQLYKGGDLLHVTLANIAQVHGRIMTVWLGSSRPTIVVSDHELAWEVLVSKAPDYAARMLPYMSKFVTANWRTLATSDSGSYWQALRKGLQSCALNPPNISAQIHLQEKDMAHMIQSLQEEASMSGVVKPLLQLRRTTVRLVGRLCFGPEFKDEVFVEGMDSAVEDTIRLTGHIRLVDVFAFTRHIPGLKLPFQQTYEVKHRIEELIRPYISSHQSSDSPCPNCYLHFLLSQDLPEQVVIFNIFELFLLGVDSTSTATAWALAFLIRDPAIQQKLYEEINESGTENTVSVQAVSKMQYLHAVVKESMRMKPIAPLAVPHKAVKDSTLMGTKVMEGTSVLVNLYAVLYDPNVWHEPHRFMPERFLHPLKDGSGNDGSNAAAHLLRAMERSFLPFGAGRRICAGIELAKIHIALTLANLVKNFEWHCEFEGQLPDLTEDLTFVLRMKTPLAACIKPRHL, encoded by the coding sequence ATGGAAGGTCTTTGGATTATTACTGTAGCCCTGACCGTGGCAGTGGTGCTACTTGAAAACGTGTGGCGACGGCGGTTGGACAAGGATTCAAAGGTGATAAAATGGCCTGCTGGGCCACGGCCACTGCCAATCATCGGGAACCTACACCAACTCTACAAAGGAGGTGACTTGCTACATGTCACCTTGGCTAACATTGCCCAAGTGCATGGGCGAATCATGACTGTTTGGCTCGGGAGCTCCCGGCCTACCATTGTGGTGAGCGATCATGAGCTAGCTTGGGAGGTGCTGGTGAGCAAGGCTCCGGACTATGCTGCACGGATGCTCCCATACATGTCGAAATTTGTTACTGCCAATTGGCGCACGCTCGCCACCTCTGACTCGGGTTCCTACTGGCAGGCTCTTCGCAAGGGCCTCCAGAGTTGTGCCCTCAATCCACCCAACATCTCAGCACAGATCCACTTGCAGGAGAAAGACATGGCCCACATGATCCAGAGCCTCCAAGAGGAAGCGTCCATGAGTGGAGTAGTCAAGCCGCTGCTCCAGCTTCGGCGGACCACGGTGCGGCTTGTCGGCCGCCTTTGTTTCGGCCCTGAATTCAAAGATGAAGTGTTTGTTGAAGGCATGGATAGTGCGGTTGAGGACACCATCAGGCTTACTGGCCATATACGGCTGGTCGATGTATTTGCATTCACTCGACATATCCCAGGCCTTAAGCTTCCCTTCCAACAAACATACGAAGTGAAGCATAGGATCGAAGAACTGATCCGTCCTTACATCTCTAGCCATCAATCATCTGACTCACCTTGTCCAAATTGCTACTTGCACTTCCTCCTCTCCCAGGACTTGCCAGAGCAAGTTGTCATCTTTAATATATTTGAACTGTTCTTGCTTGGAGTCGATAGCACGTCGACTGCTACTGCATGGGCGCTTGCTTTCTTGATAAGAGACCCAGCAATCCAACAAAAGCTCTATGAGGAGATCAATGAAAGTGGGACGGAGAATACAGTGAGTGTACAGGCTGTGAGTAAGATGCAGTATCTTCATGCTGTAGTGAAGGAATCGATGAGAATGAAACCGATAGCGCCACTTGCAGTGCCGCACAAGGCGGTCAAGGACAGCACATTGATGGGTACCAAAGTAATGGAAGGGACATCTGTTCTGGTGAACCTTTACGCTGTACTGTATGACCCAAATGTGTGGCACGAACCCCATCGGTTCATGCCGGAGCGGTTCTTGCATCCTTTGAAAGATGGGAGTGGAAATGATGGCAGCAATGCTGCTGCTCATCTTCTAAGAGCCATGGAGAGGTCTTTTCTCCCATTTGGGGCGGGTAGGCGGATCTGTGCTGGAATAGAGCTTGCAAAGATCCATATTGCACTCACCTTGGCCAATTTGGTGAAGAATTTCGAATGGCATTGCGAATTCGAAGGGCAACTCCCTGATCTGACCGAGGATCTAACATTTGTTCTTCGGATGAAAACGCCTCTCGCGGCATGCATCAAACCCCGCCATCTTTGA